A stretch of Sulfurimonas xiamenensis DNA encodes these proteins:
- the trpB gene encoding tryptophan synthase subunit beta, protein MYIPSPSKFDPKNGHFGMFGGRYVPETLMPALLKLEEEYNNIRFDEDFWKEVNYYLSDYVGRPSPLYYAKNISDELGAKIYLKREDLNHTGAHKVNNVIAQGLMAKRLGYKKIIAETGAGQHGVATATICALLDLECEIFMGAKDVARQELNVFRMKLLGAKVNSVESGSRTLKDAMNDAIRHWVTNTRDTFYIIGTVAGPHPYPMMVRDFQAIIGYEARAQILEKENRLPDHVIACIGGGSNAIGTFQHFLEDKEVECIGIEAGGHGIETGQHGCSLNKGRPGILHGQMSYLLQNHDGQILEAHSISAGLDYPGIGPEHSFHHDNKTVTYDYATDKEALDAFVWLSRKEGIIPAFESAHAIAYLKKMPNIKDKLIIVNLSGRGDKDMIQAKELLNFDN, encoded by the coding sequence ATGTATATTCCTTCTCCTTCAAAATTTGATCCAAAAAATGGACACTTTGGTATGTTTGGCGGCAGATATGTTCCTGAGACATTGATGCCTGCGCTTTTAAAACTCGAAGAGGAGTATAATAATATCCGCTTTGATGAAGATTTCTGGAAAGAGGTAAATTACTATCTTTCAGATTATGTCGGCCGCCCTTCTCCTCTTTACTATGCAAAAAACATTTCAGATGAACTTGGTGCAAAAATCTATCTAAAAAGAGAAGATTTAAATCATACCGGCGCACATAAAGTAAACAATGTTATAGCTCAGGGGCTTATGGCTAAGAGACTTGGCTATAAAAAAATAATAGCAGAAACGGGTGCCGGCCAGCATGGAGTTGCAACAGCAACTATTTGTGCGCTTTTAGATTTAGAGTGTGAAATATTTATGGGTGCAAAAGATGTAGCCCGTCAAGAACTTAATGTTTTTCGCATGAAACTTCTTGGTGCAAAAGTAAACAGTGTTGAGAGTGGAAGCAGAACACTAAAAGATGCCATGAATGATGCAATCCGTCACTGGGTAACAAATACAAGAGATACTTTTTACATTATAGGAACCGTTGCCGGACCGCATCCCTACCCTATGATGGTAAGAGATTTTCAGGCTATTATCGGTTATGAAGCAAGAGCGCAAATTTTAGAAAAAGAGAATCGCTTGCCGGATCATGTGATTGCATGTATCGGAGGCGGAAGCAACGCTATTGGTACATTTCAACACTTTTTAGAAGATAAAGAAGTTGAGTGTATTGGTATAGAAGCCGGCGGACACGGTATAGAAACCGGTCAACACGGCTGTTCTCTTAACAAAGGACGCCCAGGTATACTGCATGGTCAAATGAGTTATCTGCTTCAAAATCATGATGGACAAATTTTAGAAGCTCACTCAATATCGGCTGGGCTTGACTATCCTGGGATAGGACCCGAACACTCTTTTCATCATGACAATAAAACAGTTACATATGATTATGCTACAGATAAAGAAGCACTCGATGCATTCGTATGGTTATCTCGCAAAGAGGGAATTATACCGGCATTTGAAAGTGCACATGCTATAGCTTATTTGAAAAAAATGCCAAATATAAAAGATAAATTAATTATTGTAAATTTATCAGGTCGCGGTGACAAAGATATGATTCAAGCAAAAGAGTTGTTAAATTTTGACAATTAA
- the hemL gene encoding glutamate-1-semialdehyde 2,1-aminomutase — translation MSIDNSLKAFKQAQNLIPGGVNSPVRAFSSVGGTPLFIAEGDGAYLIDIDGNRYIDFVQSWGPLLFGHRDEAIESAVIEAVKHGLSFGAPTQAESDLAELVVSMFDSIDKIRFVSSGTEAVMSAIRLARGYTGRDDIVKFTGCYHGHSDSLLVQAGSGAATFGNPSSPGVPADFTKHTLLAEYNNIESVKKCFKDSSEIACVIIEPIAGNMGLVPADKEFLHELRELCDANGTLLIFDEVMSGFRASVNGAESITGVKPDIVTLGKVIGGGMPVGAFGARAEIMAKLSPEGPVYQAGTLSGNPVAMAAGLAAISKLKANAQVISVLNQRAKRLVEGMKKEAESFGIPMQIDTRGSMFGFFFNEKPVKNFADASNSDAELFAKFHSKMLQEGFYFACSLYETGFISTAVTDEMIEDTIKASAKVFKEITNG, via the coding sequence TTGAGTATAGATAATTCATTAAAAGCTTTCAAACAGGCACAAAATTTAATTCCAGGTGGAGTAAATTCTCCGGTTAGAGCATTTAGCAGTGTTGGAGGAACTCCTCTGTTTATTGCAGAAGGAGATGGAGCATATTTAATTGATATAGATGGAAATAGATATATAGATTTTGTACAAAGTTGGGGACCTTTGCTATTTGGACATAGAGATGAAGCGATAGAGAGTGCTGTTATAGAAGCAGTAAAACATGGACTTAGTTTTGGTGCGCCGACACAAGCCGAGAGTGATTTGGCTGAGCTTGTTGTATCAATGTTTGATTCTATTGACAAGATTAGATTTGTTAGCAGCGGAACAGAAGCTGTTATGAGTGCAATACGCCTTGCTCGTGGATACACCGGACGAGATGATATTGTAAAATTTACTGGATGTTATCATGGACACAGCGACTCTCTTTTAGTTCAGGCAGGAAGTGGCGCTGCTACATTTGGAAATCCTAGTTCACCAGGTGTTCCGGCTGATTTTACAAAACATACTCTTTTAGCTGAATATAACAATATAGAAAGTGTAAAAAAATGTTTTAAAGACTCAAGTGAGATTGCATGTGTAATTATAGAGCCAATCGCGGGAAATATGGGATTAGTTCCTGCAGATAAAGAGTTCTTACATGAGCTAAGAGAGCTTTGTGATGCCAATGGAACTTTGCTTATATTTGATGAAGTTATGAGCGGTTTCCGCGCTAGTGTAAATGGAGCAGAGTCTATTACGGGAGTAAAGCCGGATATTGTTACGCTTGGGAAAGTTATCGGCGGCGGTATGCCAGTGGGTGCTTTTGGTGCAAGAGCCGAGATAATGGCAAAACTCTCACCTGAGGGTCCGGTTTATCAAGCAGGAACATTAAGCGGAAATCCTGTTGCAATGGCTGCAGGACTTGCTGCCATCTCTAAACTAAAGGCAAATGCGCAAGTGATCTCAGTTCTTAATCAAAGGGCAAAAAGATTGGTTGAGGGAATGAAAAAAGAGGCAGAATCTTTTGGTATACCTATGCAGATAGATACAAGAGGGAGCATGTTTGGTTTCTTTTTTAATGAAAAACCTGTTAAAAACTTTGCCGATGCATCTAACTCTGACGCAGAACTTTTTGCTAAGTTTCACTCTAAAATGCTTCAAGAAGGATTTTATTTTGCATGTTCACTCTATGAAACCGGTTTTATTTCAACTGCAGTTACAGATGAGATGATAGAAGATACGATAAAAGCGAGTGCTAAAGTTTTTAAAGAGATAACAAATGGTTGA
- the folD gene encoding bifunctional methylenetetrahydrofolate dehydrogenase/methenyltetrahydrofolate cyclohydrolase FolD, with protein sequence MQLLDGKALSAKIETKIVNEVKEFKSKTASVPGLAVILVGQDPASAAYVNMKKKACDRVGFYSVTHEMPEDISQEAIEKTIIMMNDNPNIDGILIQLPLPAQIDTTKILELVNPSKDVDGFHPYNVGRLMIGLDGFVPCTPLGVMELLSEYSIDIQGKNCVVVGASNIVGKPMASLLLNANATVEICHIFTDDLKKHTLNADILLVGVGVINLIKEDMVKDDAIIIDIGINRADNGKLVGDVDFENVAKKCSYITPVPGGVGPMTIAMLLSNTLKAAKMHANERE encoded by the coding sequence ATGCAACTTCTTGATGGTAAAGCACTCTCAGCAAAGATAGAAACAAAAATAGTTAATGAAGTAAAAGAGTTTAAAAGCAAAACAGCTTCAGTTCCAGGTTTAGCAGTTATTTTGGTAGGACAGGATCCGGCAAGCGCAGCGTATGTAAACATGAAGAAAAAAGCATGTGACAGAGTTGGTTTTTACTCTGTTACACATGAGATGCCAGAAGACATCTCTCAAGAGGCAATTGAAAAAACAATCATTATGATGAATGACAATCCAAATATTGACGGAATTTTAATTCAGCTGCCTCTCCCTGCACAAATAGATACGACAAAAATACTTGAATTGGTAAATCCGAGCAAAGATGTGGATGGTTTTCATCCATACAATGTCGGCAGATTAATGATAGGACTTGATGGTTTTGTCCCTTGTACTCCTCTTGGCGTAATGGAACTTTTATCAGAATACAGTATAGACATTCAAGGAAAAAACTGCGTAGTAGTAGGAGCATCAAATATAGTTGGAAAACCGATGGCATCTCTACTCTTAAATGCAAATGCAACGGTTGAGATTTGCCATATCTTTACGGATGATTTAAAAAAGCATACTCTTAATGCTGATATTCTTTTAGTTGGGGTTGGTGTAATAAATCTTATAAAAGAAGATATGGTAAAAGATGACGCTATTATTATTGATATAGGAATCAACCGTGCCGATAACGGAAAATTAGTAGGTGATGTTGACTTTGAAAATGTTGCAAAAAAATGCTCCTATATAACTCCGGTTCCAGGCGGAGTCGGTCCAATGACAATTGCTATGCTTCTAAGCAATACTCTAAAAGCTGCAAAAATGCATGCAAATGAAAGAGAGTAA
- the lepB gene encoding signal peptidase I gives MKNFLHKTYKFSNSWTGTIIIVLFVIFFIAQAFKIPSGSMKDSLLIGDHLFAKKFAYGIPMPHIPFLETSIMPWSDRLRLMDGDTPKRGDIVIFRPPHNTKQHFVKRCVALPNDELFILDKDLYIHHHEGDKWIENNFKEEDIIIFAGKLWVKNPYMKEHPGIHHDKKITNNGQYPMPIFNFAPIKIDEDHYFMMGDNRDHSNDSRFWGAVPYENIEGTPWFVYFSIDENWEIRWDRIGKTPTDLETPAHLNKAIAERIKKDKDDYGIY, from the coding sequence ATGAAAAATTTTTTACACAAAACCTACAAATTTTCTAATTCATGGACTGGAACTATAATAATAGTTCTTTTTGTTATATTTTTTATTGCTCAAGCTTTTAAAATTCCAAGCGGTTCCATGAAAGATTCTCTGCTTATCGGAGATCATCTTTTTGCTAAAAAATTTGCATACGGTATTCCTATGCCTCATATTCCATTTTTGGAAACCTCTATTATGCCATGGAGTGATCGTCTGCGTTTAATGGATGGAGATACTCCAAAAAGGGGAGATATTGTAATTTTCAGACCGCCGCACAATACAAAACAGCACTTTGTAAAAAGGTGTGTTGCGCTCCCTAATGATGAACTTTTTATTTTAGACAAAGATTTATATATTCATCATCATGAAGGTGACAAGTGGATTGAAAATAATTTTAAAGAAGAGGATATTATTATTTTTGCGGGAAAACTTTGGGTTAAAAATCCATACATGAAAGAGCACCCCGGAATTCATCATGATAAAAAAATTACAAATAACGGTCAATATCCAATGCCTATATTTAATTTTGCTCCAATCAAAATTGATGAAGACCACTACTTTATGATGGGTGACAACCGTGACCACTCAAATGACAGCCGTTTTTGGGGAGCCGTTCCTTATGAAAATATAGAAGGAACGCCTTGGTTTGTATACTTTAGTATAGATGAAAACTGGGAAATCAGATGGGACAGAATCGGAAAAACGCCTACGGATCTAGAGACTCCTGCTCACTTAAACAAAGCTATAGCAGAGAGAATAAAAAAAGACAAAGATGATTATGGAATCTATTGA
- a CDS encoding c-type cytochrome, with translation MRNALFLLLPFSLLAESSFITPLEYASSLYKNPRGIGCHKCHGEFGEGRIVATYEHKNEKKSFVGPVINSMDFNDFFKSLNVRKNGMPRYFLTQKEIKALYFYLQEKKKENISNVK, from the coding sequence ATGAGAAATGCTTTGTTTTTATTATTGCCATTTTCTTTATTGGCTGAGAGTAGTTTTATTACACCTTTGGAGTATGCTTCTTCTCTTTATAAAAACCCAAGAGGCATAGGGTGCCATAAATGTCATGGAGAATTTGGTGAGGGCAGGATTGTAGCTACATATGAACATAAAAATGAAAAAAAAAGTTTTGTCGGTCCGGTAATAAACAGTATGGATTTTAATGATTTTTTTAAATCACTAAATGTGAGAAAAAATGGTATGCCAAGATATTTTTTAACTCAAAAAGAGATTAAGGCACTCTATTTTTATCTGCAAGAAAAAAAGAAAGAGAATATATCAAATGTTAAATAA
- a CDS encoding adenine phosphoribosyltransferase, giving the protein MTLSATEREIIENSIRDVKDFPKPGIVFKDITTLLNNAKAYGVLMNHLYQRYKEYNLDYIAGIDARGFIFAASLAQMLGVGFVPIRKKGKLPYTTISEKYSLEYGVDEVEIHIDAFSEISNAKVLLIDDLIATGGTANAAAKLINQAGASCVEACFLIALDFLDGQKNLKEITNVYSLIEVK; this is encoded by the coding sequence ATGACACTTAGCGCTACAGAGAGAGAAATCATAGAAAACTCCATAAGAGATGTAAAAGATTTTCCAAAGCCCGGAATTGTATTTAAAGATATTACAACTCTTTTAAACAATGCAAAAGCTTACGGCGTGCTTATGAATCATCTCTATCAAAGGTATAAGGAATATAATTTAGATTATATAGCAGGCATAGATGCGAGAGGATTTATTTTTGCTGCATCACTTGCTCAAATGCTTGGAGTCGGTTTTGTGCCTATCCGTAAAAAAGGCAAACTGCCATATACCACAATCAGTGAAAAATATTCACTGGAGTACGGTGTAGATGAAGTAGAGATTCATATTGATGCATTTAGTGAAATTTCAAATGCAAAAGTACTTCTTATTGATGATTTAATCGCTACCGGCGGTACAGCAAATGCTGCAGCAAAATTGATAAATCAAGCAGGTGCATCCTGTGTAGAAGCTTGTTTTCTTATAGCTCTTGATTTTTTAGACGGACAAAAAAATTTAAAAGAAATAACTAATGTATATTCTTTAATAGAGGTAAAATAA
- a CDS encoding leucyl aminopeptidase, with product MNIQLVNKEISDIDSEVLIEFLTNSELKDHKDAKILNSAGFKAEQDSTCFLYEKAILFCGVDNKKSDDLRSACAAMIKVLKSSNYKSAKISVVNKSAIKALVEGIVLGGYEFNEYKSEPKKVVLEDLFLASTDIDFGNLETIFNEALTVANATCFTRDIVNRAPQEINPQTLSKLAKKLAKENSLECNILKEDDLAKESMGAMLAVGRASVHESALIHLAYKPKNPKKIISLVGKGLTYDSGGLSLKPATSMVTMKMDKAGACAVLGIIKAVSELGLDIEVHAFIGAVENMVGGNAYKPDDVLVSRSKTTIEVRNTDAEGRLVLADVLDYAQDTVNADYIFDFATLTGACMIALGQYTTGLMGHSHKLKHDISRAGADSGELISSLPFNNHLKKLLKSEIADISNTASKPYGGAITAGLFLDKFIRDENKNRWMHFDIAGSAYTEAPWDCNVYGATGAGVRLMCEYLKDIK from the coding sequence ATGAATATTCAATTAGTAAATAAAGAGATATCTGATATTGATTCAGAAGTTTTAATAGAATTTCTAACAAACAGTGAACTTAAAGATCATAAAGATGCAAAGATACTAAATAGTGCCGGCTTTAAGGCTGAGCAAGATTCTACATGTTTTTTATATGAAAAAGCTATTCTATTTTGTGGAGTTGATAACAAAAAAAGTGATGATTTAAGAAGCGCATGTGCCGCTATGATCAAAGTGCTTAAATCTTCAAACTATAAATCTGCAAAAATAAGTGTTGTAAACAAATCCGCTATAAAGGCTTTAGTTGAAGGTATAGTTTTAGGCGGATATGAGTTTAATGAGTATAAATCTGAACCAAAAAAAGTAGTTTTAGAGGATCTTTTTTTAGCATCTACAGATATTGATTTTGGTAATTTAGAAACTATCTTTAATGAAGCACTCACTGTTGCAAATGCTACATGTTTTACCCGCGATATAGTAAATAGAGCTCCACAAGAGATAAATCCGCAAACCCTAAGTAAATTAGCTAAAAAACTTGCAAAAGAGAACTCTTTGGAGTGCAATATACTTAAAGAAGATGATTTAGCAAAAGAGAGTATGGGTGCAATGCTTGCAGTAGGCCGTGCTTCTGTTCATGAAAGTGCTCTTATTCATCTGGCATATAAGCCAAAAAATCCAAAAAAAATCATCTCTCTTGTAGGCAAAGGTTTAACTTATGACAGTGGCGGATTAAGCCTAAAACCTGCCACTTCAATGGTTACCATGAAGATGGACAAAGCTGGTGCATGTGCAGTACTTGGCATTATAAAAGCTGTAAGCGAACTAGGGCTTGATATTGAGGTTCATGCATTTATCGGTGCGGTTGAAAACATGGTAGGCGGGAATGCTTATAAACCCGATGATGTTTTAGTATCAAGAAGCAAAACTACCATCGAGGTAAGAAATACCGATGCCGAGGGGCGTTTGGTTTTAGCGGATGTTTTAGACTATGCGCAAGATACAGTAAATGCAGACTATATTTTTGATTTTGCAACACTTACAGGTGCATGTATGATTGCTCTTGGGCAGTACACAACCGGATTAATGGGACATTCACATAAACTAAAACATGATATTTCAAGAGCTGGAGCTGATTCAGGAGAGTTGATTAGTTCTCTGCCATTTAATAATCATCTTAAAAAACTTCTAAAAAGTGAAATTGCCGACATCAGCAATACAGCTTCAAAACCATACGGCGGCGCAATAACAGCAGGACTCTTTTTAGATAAATTTATCCGTGATGAAAACAAAAACAGATGGATGCACTTTGATATAGCAGGTTCGGCTTATACTGAAGCTCCATGGGACTGTAATGTTTATGGAGCAACAGGTGCCGGAGTTCGTTTAATGTGTGAATATTTAAAAGATATAAAGTAA
- the rpiB gene encoding ribose 5-phosphate isomerase B: MKFYIATDHAGLDLKDYTVELLKTKGHEVIDLGPFSKDRVDYPDYAVKVSEAVLADKEAQGILICGSGIGMSMTANRHSGIRAALCHDAYTATVARGHNDANVLCFGERIIGKGVCESILDAWIAGSFEGGRHIQRVAKIEAIKS, translated from the coding sequence ATGAAATTTTATATTGCTACAGATCATGCAGGCTTGGATCTTAAAGATTATACCGTTGAACTATTAAAAACAAAAGGTCACGAAGTTATAGATTTAGGACCATTTTCAAAAGATAGAGTTGATTATCCTGATTATGCCGTAAAAGTTTCAGAAGCAGTTTTAGCAGACAAAGAGGCACAAGGCATTCTTATTTGCGGCTCCGGAATAGGAATGAGTATGACAGCAAATAGACATAGCGGAATTCGTGCTGCACTTTGCCATGATGCATATACTGCAACTGTTGCCCGAGGACATAATGATGCAAATGTATTATGCTTTGGAGAGAGAATCATAGGAAAAGGTGTATGCGAGTCTATACTTGACGCTTGGATTGCAGGTAGTTTTGAAGGTGGTCGTCATATACAAAGAGTAGCAAAAATCGAAGCAATTAAATCTTAA
- a CDS encoding energy transducer TonB family protein, which translates to MNRSYFALFVALLIHILLLLIFWFLGTITPEIEKKENKKENKIKISLKEMPKKHKDSGDIKKEDTKKPKEIAPPMPKGSQLKKIENSLQQKPPIEFKPKKVQPTKSKKLPMEKAKSIVEQKKVEQKIKKESKVEIKQPKIEPLPPTKPYIPLTSLPTPPKKEKESKKESYDWLYEDRSKEEKKTKESKKENGSSIGNSNLKELYGDEFGKLTPGQQKYLIDNQEIMRRITQEVLNRVARVNLSRDINVNSTNIVEFYLHPNGDMTDFKFLKKSGYYVLDDTTKETIEYAYSRYPRPNEKILVRYNVFYNLAGY; encoded by the coding sequence TTGAATCGTTCATATTTTGCCCTCTTTGTAGCTCTTTTAATTCATATTTTGCTGCTGCTTATATTTTGGTTTCTTGGCACTATAACACCGGAAATTGAAAAAAAAGAGAATAAAAAAGAGAATAAAATAAAAATTTCATTAAAAGAGATGCCAAAAAAGCATAAGGATAGCGGAGATATTAAAAAAGAGGATACTAAAAAACCAAAAGAGATAGCTCCCCCTATGCCAAAAGGGAGTCAACTTAAAAAAATAGAAAATTCTCTGCAACAAAAACCGCCTATAGAGTTTAAGCCAAAAAAAGTTCAACCAACAAAGAGCAAAAAATTACCTATGGAAAAAGCAAAATCTATTGTTGAACAAAAAAAAGTTGAACAAAAGATAAAAAAAGAGAGCAAGGTTGAAATCAAACAGCCAAAAATAGAACCTCTTCCGCCGACTAAGCCATATATACCTTTAACATCTCTGCCAACACCTCCGAAAAAGGAAAAAGAGAGTAAAAAAGAGTCTTACGACTGGTTATATGAGGATAGATCAAAAGAGGAAAAAAAGACAAAAGAGAGTAAAAAAGAGAACGGAAGCAGTATTGGAAATTCAAATTTAAAAGAGCTTTACGGAGATGAGTTTGGCAAGCTGACCCCGGGACAGCAAAAATATCTTATTGACAATCAAGAGATAATGAGAAGAATAACGCAAGAGGTTTTAAATAGGGTAGCCAGAGTAAACCTTTCAAGAGATATAAATGTAAACAGTACAAACATCGTAGAGTTTTATCTTCATCCAAATGGAGATATGACAGATTTTAAATTTCTCAAAAAAAGCGGGTATTATGTTTTAGACGATACTACAAAAGAGACGATTGAATACGCTTACAGCAGATATCCACGGCCAAATGAAAAAATATTAGTTCGATACAATGTTTTTTATAATTTGGCCGGATACTAA
- a CDS encoding site-2 protease family protein, whose translation MESIDLLKILAAVLSLIVAIVGHEIMHGWVAYMYGDTTAKNAGRLSINPISHIDLVGTIIVPATMYFLPILLGGESGFLFGWAKPVPINMATVIRRAGYNGAMQVDLAGIVYNFTLAVLASIVIVMMSQPNTSDSLFYVLAYLFVFQLLIINVVLGVFNLLPIPQFDGAHFLMHLSLKYKINSIAEFFYKNERYGIIIVLIILMTPLKNYLLLLPVQTILSLLLS comes from the coding sequence ATGGAATCTATTGATTTACTTAAAATTTTAGCTGCTGTACTCTCCTTGATTGTAGCTATTGTCGGGCATGAAATAATGCACGGATGGGTAGCGTACATGTATGGTGACACTACTGCCAAAAATGCAGGAAGACTCTCAATAAACCCTATTTCGCATATAGATCTTGTTGGAACAATTATAGTTCCTGCAACAATGTATTTTTTGCCGATACTTTTAGGTGGAGAGAGCGGATTTTTATTTGGATGGGCTAAACCTGTGCCAATCAATATGGCAACTGTAATCAGAAGAGCCGGTTATAATGGCGCAATGCAGGTTGATTTAGCGGGAATAGTTTATAACTTTACCTTAGCGGTATTGGCTTCTATTGTTATTGTTATGATGAGTCAGCCAAATACTTCTGACAGTTTATTTTATGTTTTGGCTTATCTTTTTGTATTTCAACTGCTTATTATAAATGTTGTTTTGGGCGTTTTCAACCTACTCCCGATTCCTCAATTTGACGGTGCGCACTTTTTAATGCACCTCTCATTAAAGTATAAAATAAATTCCATAGCTGAGTTCTTTTATAAAAATGAAAGATATGGAATAATTATAGTTTTGATAATTCTTATGACACCATTAAAGAATTATCTATTATTACTCCCTGTACAGACTATTTTAAGTCTGTTATTATCATAA
- a CDS encoding HpcH/HpaI aldolase/citrate lyase family protein, translating to MLNNLKEIQAAYDSRDLVALDALATPTYRMINRRKDFRSALMLSCNNIDHLTKIESVEADCIILNLEDGVSKEDKPFGLVLCAIFLSYYKKCDKKLVVRVNALNEGGFEEIAYLNQFMPDAIRVPKIKDPKEVESVYALLDEKTELHLSIETKEAWNNLALLKVDKRVTTFYLGILDLFADMNLPQSLINIDNPTMTYILSHFLITCKTIDVKAVSFVYQEFKKLDEFEQWISLEKIMGYDSKGCISPEQAKLVNKKFADEEREIMRAKTIIKLFELKREEGMTGFEDDEYGYIDEPIYKGALALLNKNKQE from the coding sequence ATGTTAAATAATTTAAAAGAGATACAAGCTGCTTATGATAGTAGAGATTTAGTGGCACTTGATGCGTTGGCAACCCCAACATATAGAATGATAAACAGAAGAAAAGATTTTCGTTCGGCTTTAATGCTTTCATGCAATAATATAGATCACCTGACAAAAATAGAATCGGTTGAGGCTGATTGTATAATTTTAAATCTTGAAGATGGTGTAAGCAAAGAGGATAAACCTTTTGGTCTTGTTTTGTGCGCTATATTTTTATCTTATTATAAAAAATGTGATAAAAAATTGGTGGTTCGTGTAAATGCTCTTAACGAGGGAGGATTTGAAGAGATAGCATACTTAAATCAATTTATGCCTGATGCAATTAGAGTTCCAAAAATAAAAGATCCAAAAGAGGTAGAATCAGTTTATGCACTCTTGGATGAAAAAACAGAACTGCATCTCTCAATAGAAACAAAAGAGGCTTGGAATAATTTAGCACTTTTAAAAGTGGATAAAAGAGTTACAACATTTTATCTTGGCATACTGGATCTTTTTGCAGATATGAATCTTCCACAAAGTTTGATAAATATAGATAATCCAACTATGACATATATTTTGTCACATTTTTTGATTACATGTAAAACAATTGATGTAAAAGCAGTTTCTTTTGTATATCAGGAATTTAAAAAATTAGATGAATTTGAACAATGGATATCTTTAGAAAAAATCATGGGTTATGATTCAAAAGGGTGTATTTCTCCTGAGCAGGCCAAGCTTGTTAATAAAAAATTTGCAGATGAAGAGCGAGAAATTATGAGAGCCAAAACTATAATTAAACTCTTTGAACTTAAAAGAGAAGAGGGGATGACTGGTTTTGAAGATGATGAGTACGGATATATAGATGAACCTATATATAAGGGAGCATTGGCACTGCTAAACAAAAATAAGCAGGAATAA